A genome region from Haliotis asinina isolate JCU_RB_2024 chromosome 11, JCU_Hal_asi_v2, whole genome shotgun sequence includes the following:
- the LOC137255582 gene encoding E3 ubiquitin-protein ligase DCST1-like has protein sequence MPSVATKKSTSKLPAGAYLYEKNYLTDFKYDNIYTTKYFRHIDFRRKQKGKTVLLPLKKIEEKKVIYPTYRKLMASEKSKLTCTIIRLCVEICTAIRLCVQICTIIRLYAHLYNHHVVCRSVSPSCRKHRVNINVQGRGFISEIVRLFLFNLNSKHEIHHLSTNADCLRTPTKVDTRIIVTIYCIYVCVWVFMYFEAYGLRLRRQICCFFYRKKKCYACQQPQAGSYTDSVSATDDDSDITDDDIFD, from the exons ATGCCATCAGTAGCCACCAAGAAGTCCACCTCCAAGCTTCCAGCTGG AGCCTACTTGTACGAGAAGAACTATCTGACAGACTTCAAGTACGACAACATATACACTACGAAGTACTTCCGCCATATCGACTTTCGTCGCAAGCAGAAG GGAAAGACAGTGCTGTTGCCCCTGAAGAAGATCGAGGAAAAGAAAGTCATATACCCAACGTACAGGAAACTGATGGCCTCAGAAAAATCCAAACTG acctgtaccatcatcaggttgtgtgtaGAGATCTGTACcgccatcaggttgtgtgtacagatctgtaccatcatcaggttgtatgctcatctgtacaaccatcatgttgtgtgtagATCTGTATCCCCATCATGTC ggaAACATCGAGTGAATATTAATGTTCAAGGACGAGGGTTTATCAGCGAAATAGTCCGACTGTTTCTTTTTAACTTGAACTCCAAGCACGAAATTCATCATCTCAGCACGAATGCAG ACTGCTTGCGTACTCCGACAAAGGTCGACACACGCATTATCGTCACCATCTACTGCATCTACGTGTGCGTGTGGGTTTTCATGTACTTCGAGGCATACGGCCTGCGACTGCGAAGGCAAATATGCTGCTTCTTCTACAGGAAG AAAAAATGCTATGCATGTCAACAGCCTCAAGCTGGAAGTTACACAGACAGCGTATCTGCTACTGACGATGACAGCGACATCACCGATGATGATATCTTCGATTAG
- the LOC137255628 gene encoding calpain-11-like: MGCTSSTYEDDYFHDLNNDEVWEDDFEQDAKEQYTDDPQSLNLKYYTVDFRTTSEINDAKPRRPEVPPGQMWTDMDFTLPIAIKEYEKLKLDWKRPQEIVRNPVLFADGTSRFDIKQRSFGTCWFLSMMANLGDKPALCRKVINEDSYTPRTDGICHCRLWRFGEWEDVYMDDYLPVFAGSRCLYGALSGTDTNEMWVSLLEKALARLHGSYNVVSDEGGYPSDAYITLTGGVAEKVSFNYDDPDPTELFRRLRNALRTGALVTCAVPSKFDGKEGLVGGHAYSLTGAYVVTRRDGEKVPLVRIRNPYGSHEWQGKWSDRSREWGELSEGIQILRKKNDGEFWINLEDFLHYFNQTTICSLTPDFDIDGRSDGLNHVLRIFGEWRGGVGQGGTLRARVRNPRFAFTVPEEGLSEDGYVPTVVQIIQKAHHLDYESIRCDVYKVVRGSEKSRMLYVAKMRDTEAKDYYYPRLQCTFRYRLKPGRYLVIPSTYQRGITREFLLRLFCPCPVYYCRNVPRGKQIMVVSRY, encoded by the exons ATGGGCTGTACCTCCTCAACGTACGAGGACGACTACTTCCACGACCTCAACAATGACGAAGTTTGGGAAGACGACTTTGAGCAGGACGCAAAAGAGCAGTACACGGACGACCCTCAGAGCTTGAACCTGAAGTACTACACCGTGGACTTCAGAACGACATCGGAAATAAATGACGCCAAGCCACGCCGCCCAGAAGTTCCCCCTGGTCAGATGTGGACAGACATGGACTTCACTCTCCCAATTGCAATAAAAGAATACGAAAAGCTAAAACTGGATTGGAAGAGACCGCAG GAAATCGTTCGCAATCCCGTCCTCTTCGCTGATGGGACTTCGAGATTCGACATCAAGCAGCGGAGCTTTGGAACATGCTGGTTCCTGTCCATGATGGCAAACCTTGGTGACAAGCCGGCTCTCTGTAGGAAG GTTATCAATGAAGATTCGTACACTCCAAGAACTGACGGGATCTGTCACTGTCGACTGTGGAGGTTCGGGGAGTGGGAGGACGTCTACATGGACGACTATCTCCCCGTGTTTGCCGGCAGCAGGTGCCTGTACGGAGCATTGTCTGGGACGGACACCAACGAGATGTGGGTCTCACTACTGGAGAAGGCGCTGGCCAG ACTGCATGGATCGTACAACGTGGTGAGCGACGAGGGTGGTTACCCTAGCGACGCGTACATCACCTTGACAGGGGGCGTGGCAGAGAAAGTCAGCTTTAACTACGATGATCCTGACCCTACCGAGCTATTTCGTCGTCTCAGGAACGCCCTTCGTACAGGCGCTTTGGTCACTTGTGCAGTTCCC TCCAAGTTCGATGGCAAGGAGGGCCTGGTTGGAGGGCATGCCTATTCCTTGACAGGGGCCTATGTG GTGACTAGGCGTGACGGCGAGAAGGTTCCCCTAGTGAGGATACGCAATCCTTATGGTTCCCACGAATGGCAGGGAAAATGGAGCGACAG GAGCAGAGAGTGGGGCGAATTGTCCGAGGGAATCCAAATACTAAGGAAAAAAAACGATGGAGAGTTCTGGATAAACTTAGAAGACTTTCTCCATTATTTTAATCAGACTACAATTTGCTCGCTGACTCCAGATTTTGACATTGATGGACGATCAGATGGCCTCA ATCATGTACTGAGGATATTCGGCGAGTGGCGGGGAGGAGTAGGACAAGGAGGCACCTTGAGGGCTCGAGTCAGGAACCCGCGGTTTGCGTTTACAGTTCCAGAAGAAG GTTTATCAGAGGATGGATATGTTCCCACCGTTGTGCAGATAATACAGAAGGCTCACCACCTCGACTATGAATCCATACGGTGTGACGTGTACAAG GTTGTAAGAGGCAGTGAAAAGTCCCGGATGCTCTACGTGGCCAAGATGAGAGACACAGAAGCCAAGGATTACTATTACCCCCGCCTGCAGTGCACGTTCCGATACAGACTGAAGCCGGGTCGGTACCTGGTTATCCCCTCCACCTACCAACGCGGCATCACCAGGGAGTTCCTACTCAGGCTCTTCTGCCCCTGTCCCGTGTACTACTGCAG GAACGTACCAAGAGGGAAACAAATCATGGTTGTTTCTAGGTATTGA